The Candidatus Nitrosocosmicus arcticus genome includes a region encoding these proteins:
- a CDS encoding AbrB/MazE/SpoVT family DNA-binding domain-containing protein: MSNENENGDKSTDLKKTIEKTTEFQQDLVRQFSNFQYNAFQNMFSSLQGFTNYNAMFKTNVQSGGRISIPEAERQALGIEEGDLVQVIIIPLARKQKTSQKN; the protein is encoded by the coding sequence ATGAGTAATGAGAATGAAAATGGCGATAAGAGTACTGACTTAAAAAAAACAATTGAAAAAACCACAGAATTTCAGCAAGATCTAGTTAGACAATTTTCAAATTTTCAGTATAACGCCTTCCAGAATATGTTTTCCTCGCTCCAAGGCTTTACCAATTATAATGCTATGTTTAAAACAAACGTTCAAAGTGGTGGTAGAATATCAATCCCAGAAGCAGAGCGACAAGCCCTAGGGATTGAAGAGGGTGATCTTGTGCAGGTTATTATAATACCCTTAGCTCGCAAACAAAAGACTTCCCAAAAAAACTAA
- the phaC gene encoding class III poly(R)-hydroxyalkanoic acid synthase subunit PhaC, with protein sequence MNKTILDHYLSEYLNFLNEPENFKKLTEMKKLLSNIDRIETGQTEYEVIKETNLFRLLHYKSNKEHVYKYPLIIVYALINRSYILDLQPNKSWIKNILDQGINVYLIDWKSPGKFDKYTTIDDYVNLFIYECVELVKSIENIDKVSLQGYCMGATMSLIYTSLYQKNVKNLITVAPVVDTEKDKTVIKNMAQNMDIDKILSHYENFPYELLYSLYASLKPFKQGLNKYLNLFDNLKDESFVQNFLRVEKWLYDTPPIAGETFRQWIKDIYQNNLFSKNRLLVGENRINLSNIKVPLLNVVADQDHLVSPECSISLNNLVSSTDRNLMRFSTGHVGLIASGYSQNVVLPKIGNWIKIH encoded by the coding sequence ATGAATAAAACAATTCTAGACCACTATTTGAGTGAATATCTGAATTTTTTAAACGAACCCGAAAATTTTAAAAAATTAACAGAAATGAAAAAATTATTATCAAATATTGATAGAATCGAAACAGGGCAAACAGAATATGAGGTCATCAAGGAGACAAATCTGTTTCGACTATTACATTATAAATCAAATAAGGAACATGTTTACAAGTATCCTTTGATTATAGTATATGCCTTAATCAACAGGTCATATATCTTGGATTTGCAACCTAACAAAAGCTGGATAAAAAATATTCTAGATCAAGGTATAAACGTCTACCTTATTGACTGGAAATCACCCGGTAAATTTGATAAATATACAACTATTGATGATTACGTTAACCTTTTTATTTATGAGTGCGTAGAACTCGTCAAGAGTATTGAAAATATAGACAAGGTATCACTTCAGGGATATTGTATGGGTGCTACAATGTCGTTAATTTATACCTCGTTATATCAGAAAAATGTTAAGAATCTGATAACAGTAGCACCTGTTGTAGATACCGAGAAGGACAAGACAGTCATAAAGAACATGGCTCAGAATATGGATATTGACAAAATTCTATCCCATTACGAAAATTTCCCGTATGAGTTATTATATAGTCTCTATGCTTCATTAAAACCGTTTAAACAGGGCTTAAACAAATACTTGAATTTATTTGATAATCTAAAAGATGAAAGTTTTGTTCAAAATTTCTTGAGAGTTGAAAAATGGTTATATGATACCCCCCCTATTGCCGGAGAGACCTTTAGACAGTGGATAAAAGATATTTATCAGAATAATCTGTTTTCAAAAAATAGGCTGCTTGTGGGTGAAAATAGAATCAATCTGTCAAATATCAAAGTGCCATTGTTAAATGTAGTAGCGGATCAAGACCATTTGGTTTCTCCGGAATGTAGCATATCTCTGAATAACCTCGTATCGAGCACAGATAGGAATTTGATGCGATTTTCAACCGGCCATGTAGGATTGATAGCTAGTGGGTATTCACAAAACGTAGTGTTGCCTAAGATAGGAAATTGGATAAAAATCCATTGA
- a CDS encoding alpha/beta fold hydrolase yields the protein MDFIEILGYKIRYVMFDCPEAKKTIVLLHGLGASAERWADLWPLLKKYNVIIPDLVGFGYSEKPLIEYTIDFFVRFLEEFFEKMQIRNPIVIGSSFGGQLALEYSLLHNDFFEKIILVSPAGTLEKPTYGLSQYIFSGLYPTFENIRSSFQMMANNDEYVVDEITVKDYMNRMRLPNAKYSLISTLLAMRKDQTLRKRLVEISRPTLVIWGRNDTTIPVENIEYFKEMPVVETVIMEECGHTPYVEKPTEFYQVIEKFIDS from the coding sequence ATGGATTTTATCGAGATACTAGGTTACAAAATAAGATATGTTATGTTCGATTGTCCAGAAGCAAAAAAAACCATTGTCTTGTTACATGGGTTAGGCGCGTCTGCAGAAAGATGGGCTGATTTATGGCCTCTGTTAAAAAAATACAACGTAATTATTCCTGATCTCGTAGGATTTGGATATAGTGAAAAACCCTTGATAGAATATACAATCGATTTTTTTGTGAGATTCCTTGAAGAATTCTTTGAGAAGATGCAAATTCGAAATCCAATAGTAATCGGGTCTTCATTTGGAGGACAGTTGGCGTTGGAGTATAGCTTATTACACAATGATTTTTTTGAAAAAATTATTCTAGTTTCACCTGCTGGGACTTTGGAAAAGCCAACTTATGGTCTTAGCCAGTATATTTTCTCCGGCTTATATCCAACATTTGAAAATATTCGTAGTTCTTTTCAGATGATGGCTAATAATGATGAATATGTCGTGGATGAAATAACAGTTAAAGATTATATGAATAGAATGAGACTTCCTAATGCCAAATATTCACTCATATCCACCTTGCTTGCAATGCGTAAAGATCAAACATTACGAAAAAGGTTGGTGGAAATATCTCGACCGACTTTGGTTATCTGGGGAAGAAACGATACGACCATACCAGTCGAAAATATAGAGTATTTTAAGGAGATGCCAGTTGTTGAGACTGTGATAATGGAAGAATGCGGTCATACTCCATATGTGGAAAAGCCAACCGAATTTTATCAAGTAATTGAAAAGTTTATAGACTCTTGA